A region of the Fusobacterium simiae genome:
TACTTGAATTTCTTTTATTTCTTCTAAAATTTCATTAACTTCATCAGTTTCATTGTTATCAGTAACTTCATTTTGTTCTTCTGAGTCCTCTATGATAACTTTTTCATCATCAACTTTTTTATCAGATTTCTCTTTTTCAATATTTAAAATTTTATCCAATTCATCAGAGGGTCTTGCAATAACACGCTTACCAACTATTTGAGCTACTCTTTCTGCTGCAACACTTGCTGCTTCAACTGCTGACTTTACTGCTGAAACTCCTCCAACTATTTTTACAAGAACCATTCCTGAGCCTTTGGTCAATTCATAGCCTATAACTTTTACATCAGCAGCTTTACTTGCAGTATCTGCCGCTTCTATTGCTCCAACCAATCCGACTACTTCAATAAGTCCAAGTGCCTCTAACATCTCTTCCCTCCTTTCATTTGAGTTGAGAAAGGGACTAAATTATTATAAATGGATTCCCTTTTATTAGTCTTGCTCCATTTGTTCCTATTGCTCTCAATACATAATCAGAGCTATTTAGACTACATTCAAATAAAGGTTTTTCTACACTTAATTTTTCTTGATAAAGAGTTACTTCTTTTGAATTAATACCTATACCAACTCCTAACTTTGAGGATTTTGCTGCCTTATCTCCTAAGATTTTTACATTTTCTTCATCATCTGGAATCAATATAAAAGGTATTTCTTCTTCTTCTATCCCACATAGAATATTTTTTATTCTCTTATCAATAGTTAAGTTTTTATTATAGTAAATATTTATAGCAATGGGGTTCTTTTGTTCTTTCATTAAGTCTTCTCTTAAACTGATAGTCATTATTCCCCCTTATATGATAAAGCTAATCCAGTTGCAACAGCATTTCTTGGACCTTCTATCCCTCTGATATTACCTTTTCCTGCAACCACACCAAAATGTGATAAGGCTTCTGTAACCATTTGAGGTATTTCAAAGTCAAGTGCTGAACCTCCAACTAAAACTACATAATCTATATCTCTTATATTTCCACTAGGTATAACCTTCTTTAAAGCTCTTAATGTATTAGTTACAAAAACTTTTTCCTTAGCTTCTCTTCTCACATTTTTAATTTTTTCTAAACTTTGATTTGAATCTAAAGGTATCATACTGCCTTCTTTTAAAATAACCACTCTTGCAAACACATTAGGATTAAGAGTTTCTTCAAAGAATTGTACACTTCCATCTTCATGTCTTATATGGAATAAACTTTCCACTTTTGCCAAAGGATATTTTTT
Encoded here:
- a CDS encoding BMC domain-containing protein; its protein translation is MLEALGLIEVVGLVGAIEAADTASKAADVKVIGYELTKGSGMVLVKIVGGVSAVKSAVEAASVAAERVAQIVGKRVIARPSDELDKILNIEKEKSDKKVDDEKVIIEDSEEQNEVTDNNETDEVNEILEEIKEIQVVKENKKNKKKK
- a CDS encoding glycerol dehydratase reactivase beta/small subunit family protein, which produces MTISLREDLMKEQKNPIAINIYYNKNLTIDKRIKNILCGIEEEEIPFILIPDDEENVKILGDKAAKSSKLGVGIGINSKEVTLYQEKLSVEKPLFECSLNSSDYVLRAIGTNGARLIKGNPFIII